One region of Ptychodera flava strain L36383 chromosome 3 unlocalized genomic scaffold, AS_Pfla_20210202 Scaffold_27__1_contigs__length_13241970_pilon, whole genome shotgun sequence genomic DNA includes:
- the LOC139126531 gene encoding uncharacterized protein gives MAASVEYYDQDSACSSSEDEQLLPGEEEEEEVQEVMYVGPYMYEPDAVENPEYIVPQRADLQWRLDPTKLQEWCMCNHCQTMPTAVECVCCAEIPQMVDRRMKGEEQCSGRLTCITDHPGMHALCLYPDALEVAWLTYKYQYKGNAFNGPQDAKYRHIAYRQFVRWCWKFLGKENQTVLPACAVSCIRAHFPPPGEEDNFVFKGFLVAKNNLPELH, from the exons ATGGCGGCTTCTGTCGAGTACTACGACCAAGACAGTGCTTGTTCGTCCTCTGAGGACGAACAATTATTACCAggcgaagaagaagaagaagaagtacaAGAAGTTATGTACGTCGGTCCGTACATGTATGAACCTGATGCCGTTGAAAATCCCGAATACATTGTACCACAGCGAGCCGACCTACAATGGCGGCTAGACCCGACAAAACTGCAAGAATG GTGCATGTGCAACCACTGCCAAACAATGCCCACAGCTGTTGAGTGTGTTTGCTGTGCTGAAATTCCGCAAATGGTGGATAGAAGGATGAAAGGGGAGGAGCAGTGTAGTGGAAGATTGACCTGTATTACAGACCATCCTGGAATGCATGCACTGTGCCTTTATCCAGATGCATTAGAGGTGGCGTGGCTAACATACAAGTACCAGTACAAAGGAAATGCATTCAATGGACCCCAGGATGCTAAGTATAGACACATTGCGTATAGACAGTTTGTCCGTTGGTGCTGGAAGTTCCTTGGCAAAGAAAACCAGACTGTATTACCAGCCTGTGCTGTGTCTTGCATCAGGGCACACTTTCCACCACCAGGTGAAgaagataattttgtttttaagggGTTTCTTGTTGCTAAGAACAATCTTCCAGAACTACACTGA